In a genomic window of Thiolapillus brandeum:
- the rpoZ gene encoding DNA-directed RNA polymerase subunit omega: MARVTVEDCLDHVDNRFNLVLLASKRARQLENGVEPLVPWDNDKPTVVALREIAAGLITNQTIDDQVETQEESIDDELAAALAQEVQAALDGGL; this comes from the coding sequence ATGGCAAGAGTAACTGTAGAAGATTGTCTTGATCATGTGGACAATCGTTTCAACCTGGTTCTGCTGGCGTCCAAGCGCGCCCGGCAACTGGAAAATGGTGTTGAACCCCTGGTTCCCTGGGACAATGACAAGCCTACGGTGGTCGCCCTGCGCGAGATTGCTGCGGGCCTGATTACCAACCAGACCATTGATGATCAGGTTGAAACCCAAGAAGAATCCATTGACGACGAACTGGCTGCGGCCCTGGCACAGGAAGTTCAGGCAGCGCTGGACGGCGGCTTGTAA